A stretch of the Papaver somniferum cultivar HN1 chromosome 6, ASM357369v1, whole genome shotgun sequence genome encodes the following:
- the LOC113290135 gene encoding probable disease resistance protein At4g27220: protein MPVLDLVSPVTEIFKCLLPPILLQIGYLVRHRRKIEKLGKKVDNLKNLRIDLQVRVDAARRNLESIRRVVQVWLERVDKEISKDETMERLMSGQALEALNSQSCFSATTSCGSSRYTLGCKIERKTIIIEELLEEGKSFRDISDPNFDGIDFLPANPDFESFASRKIAIDAVMDALKDQGTSLIGVYGMGGVGKTMLMTEVSKRVQEEKLFDVVVMANVSQNVDLKKIQATIAEVLGLERIKKMEDTRARAAMLSARLMDEKSVLVILDDVWTQNLNLSDVGIPRGHKGCKVAITTRMRIQVCNSWIVDKNIEVGVLTEEESWDLFKKNVGDSPDTQLELARHIANECKGLPIALVTLGRALRNKDNLLWEDTALQLKNATFSYIEGMDSQVFSSIKLSYDYLGNDIFKKYFLLCCLFPEDYRINVDHELMMYVICDDELLEVDNLKQARGRLHTILDKLVGSCLLSRNEKNVSLVWMHDIVRDVAISIACGDNNGFFVKAGMRLKVWPKVLQSRRSSNVKRLRLSLMRNQISALPEQPELPRLLSLSLEGNEPLKKIPDSAFVNMRSVEILDVRSTGISSLPSSLPLLVNLRTLFLDFCNFDHCTDISLVGKLKELVILSLQGCKLRRLPEDIGELTNLKLLNLSFNESLEVPPNVISRLSQLEELYMIKSFTAWEVDGWENKNKASLAELTSIHTLTTLHFSLLKDDPLGDRRRLRLDVTFGQRTGSDYRFCHNFCELMVSPPPLCDLIKVLMERVEKLSVRNSKGLKTVAELVPSNVGFKKMNSLHLQQCDEMEYLMSAKEGEEDAEIPPNAFIVLEELIICSMQNLKEIIHGPIPAGLMDKLKRVIINNCEKLTSVFASTLANRVPNLDELRLEGCAILKDIFNLETEPISQEEVVVTFSKLRKIYLQDLPSLETIWKGVIPHGCLGNLQILDLYSCEKLKYLFSTAISCSLKQLQELTVLFCLDMEKLIEADEEMFEDSLASTEIVFPNLETLIVSHCQNLEQLWDGRGSKNVTMSDKKPVLLPKLLKLELSNLPALSCLNQGSSYFDCPSLQHLQVVGCDNLKGISLSHQRTPKLEKIVGYSEDWFQSFEWEKPGDSLAMRHLFQADYQCDDDE from the exons ATGCCGGTGCTCGATTTGGTTTCACCGGTTACTGAAattttcaagtgtctactgccTCCAATTCTTCTTCAAATTGGATACTTAGTTCGGCATCGGAGAAAGATCGAAAAACTTGGGAAAAAAGTAGACAATTTGAAGAATTTAAGAATTGATTTGCAGGTTAGAGTTGATGCAGCCAGGAGGAATCTTGAATCGATTCGCAGAGTTGTACAAGTGTGGCTTGAACGGGTAGATAAGGAAATTAGTAAAGATGAAACAATGGAGAGACTAATGAGTGGCCAGGCTCTTGAAGCTCTTAATTCTCAGTCTTGTTTCAGCGCCACAACTTCTTGCGGGAGCAGTCGCTATACTCTTGGATGCAAAATTGAAAGGAAGACTATCATAATCGAAGAGCTTCTTGAAGAAGGTAAGAGTTTTCGCGATATTTCTGATCCAAATTTTGATGGTATAGATTTTCTTCCTGCAAATCCAGATTTTGAGTCATTTGCATCAAGAAAAATTGCTATAGATGCGGTAATGGACGCATTAAAAGACCAAGGAACTAGTTTAATCGGTGTGTATGGAATGGGTGGAGTAGGAAAGACTATGCTAATGACTGAAGTGAGCAAACGGGTGCAAGAAGAGAAGCTTTTTGATGTGGTTGTTATGGCAAATGTGTCTCAAAATGTGGACCTGAAAAAGATACAAGCTACGATTGCAGAGGTCTTAGGCTTGGAAAGGATTAAAAAAATGGAAGATACAAGAGCACGAGCAGCAATGTTATCAGCCCGATTGATGGATGAAAAAAGTGTGCTGGTTATCTTGGATGATGTATGGACACAAAATCTTAATTTATCTGATGTGGGTATTCCCCGCGGACATAAAGGGTGCAAAGTTGCCATCACTACAAGAATGCGAATACAAGTGTGTAATTCGTGGATCGTTGACAAGAATATCGAAGTTGGAGTCTTGACAGAAGAAGAATCGTGGGATTTATTCAAGAAAAATGTAGGTGATTCTCCGGATACGCAATTAGAACTGGCAAGGCACATTGCAAATGAGTGCAAAGGTTTGCCGATAGCACTTGTTACACTTGGCAGGGCACTGAGAAACAAAGACAACTTGTTGTGGGAGGATACTGCTCTTCAACTGAAAAATGCCACCTTTAGTTACATTGAAGGTATGGATTCTCAAGTCTTCTCTTCAATAAAATTGAGTTATGATTACTTGGGGAATGATATATTCAAAAAGTATTTCCTGCTTTGTTGCTTATTTCCTGAAGATTATCGAATTAATGTGGATCATGAATTGATGATGTATGTCATTTGTGATGATGAGTTGCTTGAAGTAGATAATCTAAAGCAGGCAAGAGGTAGATTACACACAATACTGGATAAACTTGTAGGTTCGTGTTTGTTATCTCGCAATGAGAAAAATGTATCTCTTGTATGGATGCATGACATTGTTCGAGATGTAGCAATATCAATTGCATGCGGAGATAACAACGGGTTCTTCGTAAAAGCAGGCATGAGATTAAAAGTTTGGCCAAAAGTTTTACAGTCGAGGAGGAGTAGTAACGTTAAGCGCTTACGACTATCACTAATGCgaaatcaaatcagtgcacttcCAGAGCAACCTGAACTCCCTCGGCTCTTGAGCTTGTCTTTGGAAGGGAATGAGCCCTTGAAAAAGATCCCAGATAGTGCCTTTGTGAATATGAGATCAGTTGAAATTCTTGATGTGCGCTCGACTGGCATATCTTCATTACCTTCATCACTTCCACTCCTTGTAAACCTCCGGACTCTCTTTCTAGACTTTTGTAATTTTGATCACTGCACGGATATATCTCTTGTTGGCAAGTTGAAGGAACTCGTGATACTTAGTCTGCAAGGGTGTAAATTAAGACGGTTGCCAGAAGACATAGGAGAGTTAACAAACTTGAAGCTATTGAATCTGTCATTCAATGAGTCTCTTGAAGTCCCACCAAATGTTATTTCGAGGTTGTCTCAATTGGAAGAGCTATACATGATAAAAAGCTTCACTGCGTGGGAAGTCGATGGGTGGGAGAACAAAAATAAAGCTAGTTTAGCCGAGCTAACATCTATACATACCTTAACTACTCTACACTTTAGTTTACTCAAGGATGATCCTCTTGGGGATAGACGGAGATTACGTCTTGACGTAACTTTTGGTCAAAGAACAGGCTCAGATTATAGGTTCTGTCACAATTTCTGCGAGCTTATGGTGTCACCTCCTCCGCTTTGTGATTTGATTAAGGTGCTGATGGAAAGAGTCGAAAAGTTAAGTGTCAGAAACAGTAAGGGACTCAAAACTGTGGCGGAACTTGTTCCGAGTAATGTTGGATTCAAGAAAATGAATTCTCTGCATTTGCAGCAATGCGACGAGATGGAATATCTAATGAGtgcaaaagaaggagaagaagatgctGAGATTCCACCAAATGCATTCATTGTTTTAGAGGAACTAATTATCTGTTCAATGCAGAATttgaaagagattattcatggACCAATACCTGCAGGGTTGATGGACAAACTGAAACGAGTAATCATAAATAACTGCGAAAAACTGACCAGTGTTTTCGCTTCCACTTTGGCGAACAGGGTACCCAATTTGGATGAGCTTAGACTAGAAGGTTGCGCCATATTGAAGGATATATTTAACTTAGAAACAGAACCCATCAGCCAAGAAGAGGTAGTTGTTACATTCTCAAAACTAAGAAAGATATATCTGCAGGATTTGCCATCTCTAGAAACCATATGGAAAGGAGTCATTCCACATGGATGCCTGGGAAACCTTCAAATACTCGATCTTTACAGTTGTGAGAAGTTGAAATATCTCTTTTCTACGGCCATTTCGTGTAGTCTTAAACAATTACAGGAGCTTACCGTTCTTTTTTGTTTGGATATGGAGAAACTAATCGAGGCAGACGAAGAAATGTTTGAAGACTCATTAGCATCTACTGAAATAGTTTTTCCAAATCTTGAAACGCTCATTGTCTCACACTGTCAGAATCTTGAGCAATTGTGGGATGGAAGGGGTTCCAAAAATGTTACAATGTCGGATAAGAAACCGGTTCTGCTTCCTAAATTATTGAAGCTTGAACTAAGTAACTTGCCAGCACTTTCTTGTTTGAATCAAGGGTCATCATATTTTGATTGTCCTTCTTTACAACACTTGCAAGTGGTTGGGTGTGATAATTTGAAGGGGATCTCTTTGTCTCACCAAAGAACACCAAAATTGGAGaagattgttgggtatagtgaggATTGGTTTCAaagttttgaatgggagaaacCAGGTGATAGTTTAGCTATGCGTCACTTATTTCAG GCGGATTATCAATGTGATGATGATGAATAA